Part of the Sodalinema gerasimenkoae IPPAS B-353 genome is shown below.
CGGATACTGACCACTGCATGATGGCTGAGATTCTCATCCTCAGGCTTGCGTCCCACCAGCAGTTTTAAACCGGAATGACTCCGGACTACCACCATCTCGCTATCCTGACTTTCTACGGTTCCCTCAAAGAGGTTGGTCTCGCCAATGAAATCCGCCACAAACGGGGTGCGGGGTCGTTGGTAAATCTCCGTGGGGGAGCCAATTTGCTCGATTTTGCCATCTTTCATGACCGCAATGCGATCGGACATCGACAGAGCTTCTTCTTGGTCATGGGTGACCGTTACAAAGGTCAGACCCAAATTTCGGTGTAGGTTGGACAACTCCATCTGCATTTCTTTACGCAGTTTGAGATCCAACGCCCCTAAGGGTTCATCGAGCAGTAGCACCGCCGGACGATTGGCAATGGCCCGGGCCAGGGCAATGCGTTGCCGTTGTCCCCCGGATAACTGTTTCGGATAGCGCTTGCTAAAGGCCTCCATCTTGACCAACTGCAACATCTCCTCGACTCGCTGCTGAATCTCACTGCGGCCGACCCGTTTCAACTTTAAGCCAAAGGCAATGTTCTCCCAAACACTCATGTGGTCGAAGAGGGCATAGTTTTGGAAGACCGTATTGACCGGTCGCTCGTTGGGAGCAACCCGGGTCATGGAACGGCCCCGAATGAGAATTTCTCCGGCTGAGGGGGTTTCAAAGCCGGCAATGAGTCTTAAGGTGGTGGTTTTTCCGCAGCCTGAGGGGCCGAGAATACTAAAAAACTCACCTCGGCGAATTTGAACTTCAACACCGCGTACGGCAGTTTCGCCGTTAAACACTTTGAAGACACGATGAAGTTCGACATCGAAATCGGATTCAAGTCCGCTGAGATCGCTGTTTTGGCTGGCAGCTTGCAGCATGGTGACGGCTCCTAGATAGATAGTCGTTGTCCCAAATTTCGGGGAAGCATTTAGCAAAATCCCCCGAGGGGACTTCACTCAACCTCGCTTTAGTCTAGTCTAGCGACAAGGTGATCGCTTCTCCTAAGTATTCAGCCGTGCAACCCTGGGTTATCCAATTATAATGGGTTGCGATGCCTGTGTTTTATGACTGAGGGTCTCCCGAGACCTGTCCCTAACGTATTGCTAGTCGTCCTCCTATGACCTCGATTCCCTCTAATGGCTACGGTAGCCGCACGAACCAACGCAGTATTGGCAGTCTTGTCCAATCCGTGTTGATGATGGTCAGTATCACAGTCGTCATGGTGGGTGGAATTGGG
Proteins encoded:
- a CDS encoding ABC transporter ATP-binding protein, with amino-acid sequence MLQAASQNSDLSGLESDFDVELHRVFKVFNGETAVRGVEVQIRRGEFFSILGPSGCGKTTTLRLIAGFETPSAGEILIRGRSMTRVAPNERPVNTVFQNYALFDHMSVWENIAFGLKLKRVGRSEIQQRVEEMLQLVKMEAFSKRYPKQLSGGQRQRIALARAIANRPAVLLLDEPLGALDLKLRKEMQMELSNLHRNLGLTFVTVTHDQEEALSMSDRIAVMKDGKIEQIGSPTEIYQRPRTPFVADFIGETNLFEGTVESQDSEMVVVRSHSGLKLLVGRKPEDENLSHHAVVSIRPENIELHSDPPESAANLYRGHLQTAMYLGTHTHCVVTLDSGETVTLRQVSRPEDLPSPESPVYLSWQPHQSIVLAA